The region TTCCATCATGCGCTGACCGGAAAGTGTGAGTGTTGAAAGTGGTCCCTCTTTGGCGTCACTGAATGGGAGCATGTTGCGGATAGACTGCAAGCCGGATTTAACCATTTCAACTGGGGCGGAGATCATAGACTTGAGGCCGTCAGTGAATGTAGACCAAAGTTTACGGCCGCACTCGGAGAGATCGATATTAGATAGAAAGTCTATAAAAGATTGTACCGGTTTCCAAAGATAGGAAATGCCGTTTTGTATATCATCCCAATAGATAACAACTCCGCTAATCAATCCGGCTATAGCTGCTCCTACAAGGGCAATAGGCCCTAAAAAGATAGCCGTCATAGCAATAATAAGGGAGGTAACTCCGCCTATAGCGTCCTTAAATCCACTGGAAAATGATCCCCAAAGGTTTGAAAAAGCGTCGCGGATACCGTCCATTTGCCAGATACCCATAAAAAGATGATAGGCGGCTTCAACCTTATCGACAAAGCTTTGAACCGGTTTCCAGAGGTCTATGAAAAATTGTTTAACATCACCCCAGTAGGTCATGATCAGCACAGCTGCTGCGACAAGGGCCGCTCCGACTAAAACAATAGGGTTGGCCAGTATGGCAAGGTTGAGTGCACCTGCCGCAACTGTTGCGGCCCACATGGCGGCGGAGAACACACCGACGACGATAACTACGGTGGCAATAGCGGCCGCAAAGGCAATGAAAAATTTACCAATTGGATTACCGGCTAGTGTTGTCAGCCAGCCGACAACAACTGTGACCCCTTTAACAAGATATGTGAGGATGGGAAGAAATATTTTACCGATGGTTATTTGAAGTGCTTCAAATCCAGAGCCGAGAATGGTTGTGGCTCCGTTGAAATTTTCTAATTGCTTGGCTGCAACTTCGGCGGCTTTGCCCGGCTGATCAAGACTGGCTGCGTAGTCTTTAATAGTGCCGATACCTTGGGCCATTAAAGCCTGAATAGGTCCGACGGCTTCGGCCCCGAAAATCTTTTGCAGGTAAGCAGCTTTGTCTGCGCTGCCCATATTTTTCATAGCGCCTTCAAGGTTGCCGAGAATATCAAAGATAGGCAGCATGTTGCCGGATGCATCTTTTGTCGCAATGCCAAATTTACTCAATGCTTTGGCTGCCTCACTGGAAGGAGCTTGTAAACGCTGGAACATAATTTTGATTCCGGTACCGGCAACGGATGCGTCAATACCGACATCGCCTAGTTTACCGGCCATCGCCGCAACTTCGGCCAGAGAGGCTCCGGCAGCGGCGGCGACTGGTCCGGCGTTGGCCATTGTGGACGAAAGAGAAGCAAGCGTGGTGTTGGAGCTGGTGAAAGTGGTGGTCAAAATATCTGCAACTTTCCCCATCTGTTTTGCTTCCATACCGAATGAAGACAAAATATTGCTGGCAACGTTTGCAGTCTCACCAAGATCAAACTGTGCTGCACTGGCTAGATCAAGCACGCCGGGAAGTGCTGCGACATTATTTGCAACAGAGAATCCGGCCATCGCTAGCGACTTTTCAGCACTAGCAACTTCAGATGCGGACCAAGCCGTAGAGGCTCCGAGGTCAAGAGACGCTTGTTCCAGAGTTTTCATTTCTGAAACAGTTGCACCGGATACCGCGCCAACCCCGGAGATTGCACTTTCAAAATCAGCGGCAACCCCGATTACCGGGGCAAGCGCGGCAAGAAATAACCCGGCGGCAAGGACAAAGGGCATCATGGATTTTGTCAGCGATCCCATAGAAGATGACAGTCGACCTCCGGCGGCTTCGGTTTCGCCCATTCCTGAACGAATTTTACCGAGCGGTCCGCTTATAAAGTCTAACAAGCTGAAGCTTGCGAATACGTCAAAAACATCCATTACTTTGTCCCTTCGAATATTTTAGCCATTACCGTTGCAAAATGTGCCGCTTGCTGTTTGTGAAATCGTTCTTCCATGTTTAATGCCCGGGCCGCTTGATCCGTAAATTCTTCCATGTCGTCTGCCGGTTCAGTTTTAAGCCAGTAAACTATTAAATCTGAGGAAATCAGGGCGGCACTTTTGCTATATGCCGCCCTGATTTCCTCTAGTTTCCCAGTTCTACAGAACCAGCCCCGCAACGCTTCATAATTGCGTCCGCAAAAGCGGCAACCAGCATAGGTTCGGATGTCAGGTCTTTTTCAAGACTGTTCTTTTCTTTAGGCTCAACGAGCTGGCCCAAAACTTTGCCCATAGTGTCAAACTGTTTGGACTTATCGGCCTTTGAAAGTGCAATAAGCTGCTTACGTCCCGGCTTGCAGAAATGATGTGTAATTTTTACAGCTTCCCCGTCGAAGTCGTCATATTCACTGGTAAACGGTTTGTATTTGCTTGGGGCTTCTTTAGTGGTCGGGGTCTCATTTGTTCCATCTGCCATGTCTTATTTCTCCTCATATTCCGGTTTGCCATCGTCGTTGATCATGAGGGCTGTACCGGAAAGTTTTACTTGCAATTCGCTGTCGCCGGATTTGGCGGATTCATCCTTACTATCAACCATAATGCCTTTCAGTACGACTTCACGCTTATTTTCACCGTCGGGTTCAAAAACAAGGGCAAGGTCAAATACTGATTTATAAATACCGTTAGACAAGGATTTAACGAGTTCCTGATATTCTAAAACGTCAATTGTAAAATCTACGGTGGCCTCGTAATTACTTCTGGTTGCTCCGCGGGAGAGAACTCCTTTGCCATATGTCCTTTTTTTCTTCTGGGAGCTCTTCCAATTAATCTCGCTTATACCGATCAGAACGCCTTGAGGCCCTGTCACTGTCAGCGCGTCCCAATCGTATGATCTCCCGTTAACGGAAACTTTTGATTCCTCTGCCATGTTTCCCCCTTACGCTGACAAGCGCGGATCAAATTTGCTTCCTGCGTATACGTAGTTGGCAAACAGCTTAATTTTTTTGATGATTGGTATGCCTATAAGTTCAGATTCAACGGCTACTCCGTTGTTGGCTATATCTTGACCGTCTGGAATAGATATGACGTATCCGGCAAGCTCTTTGGGAACGGCCTTAACCATCGTATCAAGAGCATTTTCAAGATTGCTGCGCAGATAAGCGAGGCCGGAAGCATCCGCACCTTGAACAGGATCACCGGCTTCATCTTTTAAAGACTTAAGCGCCTGAATCCTGAGCAAACGGATTGCTTTAAATGTGACTCGTAAAACTTCAAGGAATTGATAATCGGAAGTTGCGTCAGCAAGAGTTCTGGCATCACCCCAATAGGTACCTTCAAGCCCGGCATATTTTGTGGCTGTCACAAAGCCTGAACTTTCAAGCTCAACCTGTATACTTTCGTTGTATGCGTCTGGAATGCTGAGGGCTGAAATACCCTGATCCCGGACACGCCCGATATCCCGTTGCACCGGGACTTCAATAATGCGGCCAGCAAGGAGTCCTCCCGCGTTTCTCAAATCACTTGAGCCTGTACGGTTGGTAACTTCACCAAAGGCGGCACAGACAGATACAAACCGGTGGGCCACTCCTTCACGCTCAATTTTAAGGGCAGTAATCCAATCGTTTAAATCCTCACCGTCACGAGGTCGACGGGCTTCACATGTAAAGAATGTCGGTCTGTGTTTATTCCAGAGGTCGTCGGCTACAGAGCCGAGGGCTACCCAATCAACAGAATCGGACGGCCCACAAACATGGACAAATTCAGGGTCGATACGCTCCATAGGCAATTCAAGGGCTTCAATTACGCTTATGATTGTCGGGACTGGAGCCAGCAAGCTGAAACGGTATTCTGTACCGACGACATATGCTTCAGCAGGACAATTTACAGTTACGGCCGTATCATCAATTTTAATCAGGCCGTCGATGGGAATGGTGCGGTAAGGGCCGTAGTTATCACCGCCATCAGTAGAAAGGCGATACTGACCTTCATTACGAATGCCGGATTTTACTATTTGAATAATGGCCTCAGCTGCGCGAGCCGGAGTCCCTGCAATCGTTAGATCAGGGCCGAGACCTACTTTTAAAATAGGGCCAACGGCAGCACGGGCAACGAAGGAATATGAATCACCCTTAACAAGGTCGCCCTCATCCAGAACAACTGTTACCCCGATTCCGTCAATTGTGATCTGGCGGTTAGCCGGAACAATTGTAGCGAC is a window of Desulfovibrio sp. UCD-KL4C DNA encoding:
- a CDS encoding DUF2586 domain-containing protein; the encoded protein is MSRRDVFEYLVDGTSGLVPGDVSGKALIAGVCSTGEVGKIYYLGKRSDLTGLLGAGPLVDRLNDLFTVCGQDATVIAVPVAGTPAGYIGELKHAGAGPDASTSGIAASNADVVIIVTDAGAPETAKVKVSVDKGVNFGVATIVPANRQITIDGIGVTVVLDEGDLVKGDSYSFVARAAVGPILKVGLGPDLTIAGTPARAAEAIIQIVKSGIRNEGQYRLSTDGGDNYGPYRTIPIDGLIKIDDTAVTVNCPAEAYVVGTEYRFSLLAPVPTIISVIEALELPMERIDPEFVHVCGPSDSVDWVALGSVADDLWNKHRPTFFTCEARRPRDGEDLNDWITALKIEREGVAHRFVSVCAAFGEVTNRTGSSDLRNAGGLLAGRIIEVPVQRDIGRVRDQGISALSIPDAYNESIQVELESSGFVTATKYAGLEGTYWGDARTLADATSDYQFLEVLRVTFKAIRLLRIQALKSLKDEAGDPVQGADASGLAYLRSNLENALDTMVKAVPKELAGYVISIPDGQDIANNGVAVESELIGIPIIKKIKLFANYVYAGSKFDPRLSA
- a CDS encoding phage tail tape measure protein, whose product is MDVFDVFASFSLLDFISGPLGKIRSGMGETEAAGGRLSSSMGSLTKSMMPFVLAAGLFLAALAPVIGVAADFESAISGVGAVSGATVSEMKTLEQASLDLGASTAWSASEVASAEKSLAMAGFSVANNVAALPGVLDLASAAQFDLGETANVASNILSSFGMEAKQMGKVADILTTTFTSSNTTLASLSSTMANAGPVAAAAGASLAEVAAMAGKLGDVGIDASVAGTGIKIMFQRLQAPSSEAAKALSKFGIATKDASGNMLPIFDILGNLEGAMKNMGSADKAAYLQKIFGAEAVGPIQALMAQGIGTIKDYAASLDQPGKAAEVAAKQLENFNGATTILGSGFEALQITIGKIFLPILTYLVKGVTVVVGWLTTLAGNPIGKFFIAFAAAIATVVIVVGVFSAAMWAATVAAGALNLAILANPIVLVGAALVAAAVLIMTYWGDVKQFFIDLWKPVQSFVDKVEAAYHLFMGIWQMDGIRDAFSNLWGSFSSGFKDAIGGVTSLIIAMTAIFLGPIALVGAAIAGLISGVVIYWDDIQNGISYLWKPVQSFIDFLSNIDLSECGRKLWSTFTDGLKSMISAPVEMVKSGLQSIRNMLPFSDAKEGPLSTLTLSGQRMMETLAGGVDSGAGSLVDAVSGALSMPGETFKSGLKDLFEAPAKYLDKGLDFAGELLFGPPPEPALAGGDPAQEVSLNTSKPTDKTSNPERSASKSGGITINNLTLNLPNVSDAEGFTRELQKLVERYDG